The Halalkalicoccus subterraneus genome has a window encoding:
- a CDS encoding ArsR/SmtB family transcription factor: MAEATSRIQRYLEDELGECRNEDLQQRLDELDELDALVDEGTRSTDVGTLAALGNETRYRLVRLLVEADSELCVCELTPLMDVSDSAVSHALAKLVETGLVTKRKDGRWRKYRATPRASALLIALDGTR; this comes from the coding sequence ATGGCCGAAGCGACGAGCCGGATCCAGCGATACCTGGAGGACGAACTGGGCGAGTGTCGCAACGAGGACCTCCAGCAGCGGCTCGACGAACTCGACGAACTCGACGCGCTGGTCGACGAAGGAACGCGTTCGACCGACGTCGGGACCCTCGCGGCGCTGGGCAACGAGACGCGATACCGGCTCGTTCGGCTGCTGGTAGAAGCCGACAGCGAGCTGTGTGTCTGTGAGCTCACGCCGCTGATGGACGTCAGCGACAGCGCAGTGAGCCACGCGCTCGCGAAACTCGTCGAGACCGGTCTCGTCACCAAACGAAAGGACGGCCGATGGCGAAAGTACAGGGCGACCCCGCGGGCGAGTGCACTTCTGATCGCCCTCGACGGCACCCGCTGA
- a CDS encoding RidA family protein, protein MVQSSSRSTVRNDGASAGRLDRPSGESRKQREGNGTTGAFGQRTGSSDLLFFEGILPERDGEMLNGLSIDEQADECLDRLEAMLDRQDATLADVMKVEVQLTDLDEREAVDEVYRARFDGEFPPRTTVGVCSLPGGAGIQLDVVAAEE, encoded by the coding sequence ATGGTTCAATCGTCAAGTCGATCGACGGTGCGAAACGACGGGGCCAGCGCGGGCCGTCTCGACCGCCCGAGCGGCGAGAGTCGGAAACAACGCGAAGGGAACGGAACCACCGGCGCGTTCGGCCAACGGACGGGGAGTTCGGACCTCCTCTTTTTCGAGGGGATTCTCCCCGAACGCGACGGCGAAATGTTGAACGGTCTTTCAATCGACGAGCAGGCCGACGAGTGTCTGGACCGGCTGGAAGCGATGCTCGACCGGCAGGATGCGACGCTTGCGGACGTGATGAAGGTCGAGGTCCAGTTGACCGATCTCGACGAGCGCGAGGCCGTCGACGAGGTCTATCGGGCGCGCTTCGACGGCGAGTTCCCGCCGCGAACGACCGTCGGCGTCTGCTCGCTGCCCGGTGGAGCGGGGATCCAACTGGACGTCGTCGCCGCCGAGGAGTGA
- the arsB gene encoding ACR3 family arsenite efflux transporter, which produces MSVEHEHGPDCDCESCGDPRSMDFLDKYLTVWIFGAMAVGVGLGFVAPSVTGSIQDLHLVEIGLVLMMYPPLAKADYSQLTTVFRNWRVLGLSLVQNWLIGPTLMFGLAVVFFGGLVPGLPARPEFFLGLVFIGMARCIAMVLVWNELAEGSPEYVTGLVAFNSLFQIITYGVYVWFFALFLPPILGMESLVAGITTFEIAPMQVFQAIVVFLGIPFAAGFLSRYVGTRAKSEEWYDEQFVPRVDPLTLIALLFTVIVMFATQGENIVASPGDVLLIAVPLTIYFVVMFLVSFGMGRGIGADYSTTTAIGFTAASNNFELAIAVAVAVFGVGSGVAFTTVVGPLIEVPVLLALVHVALYFQRRLDWGGSGTTSQGSTSRQSTADDD; this is translated from the coding sequence ATGAGTGTCGAACACGAACACGGTCCCGACTGTGACTGTGAATCCTGTGGTGACCCGCGCTCGATGGACTTCCTCGATAAGTACCTCACCGTCTGGATCTTCGGCGCGATGGCGGTCGGCGTCGGATTGGGGTTCGTTGCCCCGTCGGTGACGGGATCGATCCAGGACCTCCACCTCGTCGAGATCGGACTCGTGTTGATGATGTATCCGCCGCTGGCGAAGGCCGACTACTCGCAGCTCACGACCGTCTTTCGTAACTGGCGCGTGCTGGGGCTGAGCCTGGTCCAGAACTGGCTGATCGGGCCGACCCTGATGTTCGGGCTCGCGGTGGTCTTTTTCGGTGGACTGGTCCCGGGCCTACCGGCCCGTCCGGAGTTCTTCCTCGGGCTCGTGTTCATCGGGATGGCTCGGTGTATCGCGATGGTGCTGGTCTGGAACGAACTCGCCGAAGGCTCACCCGAGTACGTCACCGGGCTGGTCGCGTTCAACAGCCTCTTCCAGATCATCACCTACGGCGTGTACGTCTGGTTCTTCGCGCTGTTCCTGCCCCCGATTCTGGGTATGGAATCGCTCGTTGCGGGGATCACCACCTTCGAGATCGCCCCGATGCAGGTGTTCCAGGCGATCGTCGTCTTCCTCGGGATCCCCTTCGCCGCCGGATTCCTCTCGCGGTACGTCGGGACGCGCGCCAAGAGCGAGGAGTGGTACGACGAACAGTTCGTCCCGAGGGTCGATCCTCTGACCTTGATCGCGCTGCTGTTCACCGTGATCGTGATGTTCGCAACGCAGGGCGAGAACATCGTCGCCTCACCGGGTGACGTGCTGTTGATCGCGGTGCCGCTGACGATCTACTTCGTCGTAATGTTCCTCGTGAGCTTCGGGATGGGCCGGGGGATCGGTGCGGACTACTCGACGACGACCGCGATCGGATTCACCGCGGCGTCAAACAACTTCGAACTCGCGATCGCCGTCGCGGTAGCGGTCTTCGGCGTCGGCTCCGGTGTCGCCTTCACGACCGTGGTCGGCCCGCTCATCGAGGTGCCGGTGTTGCTCGCGCTGGTCCACGTCGCGCTGTACTTCCAGCGCCGACTCGACTGGGGCGGCTCGGGAACCACGAGTCAGGGATCGACCTCGCGCCAGTCGACGGCCGACGACGACTGA
- the arsD gene encoding arsenite efflux transporter metallochaperone ArsD has translation MTEITIFEEAMCCSTGVCGPDPDKELVSFTHTVDRIEEEFADVEVSRANLSGGIERFLDHETVYDAVESEGPSVLPITTVDDEIVAREEYPSYDRLASLVEERQPQEAH, from the coding sequence ATGACCGAAATAACGATCTTCGAGGAGGCGATGTGTTGTTCCACCGGCGTCTGTGGGCCGGACCCGGACAAGGAACTGGTCTCGTTTACGCACACGGTAGACCGGATCGAGGAGGAGTTCGCCGACGTGGAGGTGTCGAGGGCGAACCTCTCGGGCGGCATCGAGCGCTTCCTCGATCACGAGACGGTCTACGACGCCGTCGAGTCCGAGGGGCCGTCGGTCCTTCCGATCACTACCGTCGACGACGAGATCGTCGCCCGTGAGGAGTACCCCTCCTACGACCGATTGGCGAGCCTCGTCGAGGAGCGCCAGCCACAGGAGGCCCACTGA
- the arsA gene encoding arsenical pump-driving ATPase, with translation MSGASRDVVEPTGEDTEFVFFSGKGGVGKSTVSCATAAWLADEGYDTLLVTTDPAPNLSDVFGQRIGHAITPIETVENLSAIEIDPDEAAAEYRQRTLEPMRQLLDDEQIETIEEQLDSPCVDEIAAFDRFIEFMDDPEYDVVVFDTAPTGHTIRLMELPTGWNEELENGGATCIGPAASMQDQKERYEAAIETLSDGERTSFVFVGRPEEAAINEIERSSENLAELGIGTDLVVVNGYLPETVCQDPFFEGKREDEQAVLEEVSSTFADQPVATYPLQPGEITGTDLLADVAGVLYEGEEATVEVDADTKATDTTEPLHAGTDTDAVMDRLRPEEDTRYLFFTGKGGVGKSTMAATTATALADEGYETLIVTTDPASHLQDVFGTAVGHDPTPVGIDGLEAARIDQERALSEYKEGMLAQVEASFEGDEDTDVEAVKAQVAEELDSPCAEEMAALEKFVGYFDDPDYDVVVFDTAPTGHTLRLLELPSEWKGFMDLGSLTKEASGSGAKYDRVIETMRDPERSSFVFVMYPEYTPMMEAYRAAEDLREQVGIETALVAVNYLLPDEYGDNAFFESRREQQREYLAEIRERFSVPAMLAPLRESEPTGVEELRRLGDDVLATAESTRNDQPTIEIQ, from the coding sequence ATGAGTGGGGCATCCCGAGACGTCGTCGAACCGACGGGCGAGGACACCGAGTTCGTCTTCTTCAGCGGGAAGGGTGGCGTCGGCAAGAGCACGGTGAGCTGTGCGACCGCCGCGTGGCTCGCCGACGAGGGCTACGACACCCTGCTGGTCACGACCGATCCCGCGCCGAACCTTTCCGATGTCTTCGGCCAGCGGATCGGCCACGCGATCACGCCGATCGAGACCGTCGAGAACCTCTCCGCGATCGAGATCGATCCCGACGAGGCCGCCGCGGAGTACCGACAGCGCACCCTCGAACCGATGCGTCAACTCCTCGACGACGAACAGATCGAGACGATCGAGGAGCAACTCGACAGCCCGTGTGTCGACGAGATCGCCGCCTTCGACCGGTTCATCGAGTTCATGGACGATCCGGAGTACGACGTGGTGGTGTTCGACACCGCGCCCACGGGGCATACGATCCGCCTCATGGAGCTTCCGACCGGCTGGAACGAAGAGTTAGAGAACGGCGGGGCGACCTGCATTGGCCCGGCGGCCTCGATGCAGGACCAAAAGGAGCGCTATGAGGCGGCCATCGAGACGCTTTCCGACGGTGAGCGCACGTCGTTCGTGTTCGTCGGCCGGCCCGAGGAGGCCGCGATCAACGAGATCGAGCGCAGTTCCGAGAACCTCGCCGAACTGGGGATCGGGACCGATCTCGTCGTCGTCAACGGCTACCTGCCCGAGACGGTCTGTCAGGATCCCTTCTTCGAGGGCAAACGCGAGGACGAACAGGCGGTCCTCGAGGAGGTCAGCTCGACGTTTGCCGACCAGCCGGTGGCGACGTACCCGCTCCAGCCCGGCGAGATCACGGGGACGGACCTGCTCGCGGACGTGGCGGGGGTCCTCTACGAGGGCGAGGAGGCGACAGTCGAGGTCGACGCCGACACCAAAGCGACGGACACGACCGAACCGCTCCACGCGGGGACGGACACGGACGCCGTCATGGACCGACTCCGTCCCGAGGAGGACACCCGATACCTGTTCTTCACCGGCAAGGGTGGCGTCGGCAAGAGCACGATGGCGGCGACGACCGCGACGGCGCTCGCCGACGAGGGCTACGAGACGCTGATCGTCACCACCGACCCGGCCTCACACCTCCAGGACGTGTTCGGGACGGCGGTCGGACACGACCCGACCCCGGTCGGGATCGACGGGCTCGAGGCCGCCCGGATCGACCAGGAGAGGGCGCTGTCCGAGTACAAAGAGGGGATGCTCGCACAGGTCGAGGCCTCCTTCGAGGGCGACGAGGACACCGACGTCGAAGCGGTCAAAGCACAGGTCGCGGAGGAACTCGACAGCCCGTGTGCCGAGGAGATGGCGGCCCTCGAGAAGTTCGTGGGCTACTTCGACGATCCCGACTACGACGTCGTGGTGTTCGACACCGCGCCGACGGGCCACACCCTCAGGCTGCTCGAACTGCCCTCCGAGTGGAAGGGCTTCATGGATCTCGGATCGCTGACCAAGGAGGCCTCGGGATCGGGCGCGAAGTACGACCGGGTCATCGAGACGATGCGCGACCCGGAGCGGAGCTCGTTCGTCTTCGTGATGTACCCCGAGTACACGCCGATGATGGAGGCCTACCGCGCCGCCGAGGACCTGCGCGAACAGGTCGGCATCGAGACGGCGCTTGTCGCGGTCAACTACCTGCTCCCCGACGAGTACGGCGACAACGCCTTCTTCGAGAGCCGGCGCGAGCAACAGCGCGAGTATCTCGCGGAGATCCGTGAGCGCTTCTCGGTACCGGCGATGCTCGCACCGCTTCGCGAGAGCGAGCCGACGGGCGTCGAGGAGCTCCGACGCCTCGGCGATGACGTCCTCGCCACGGCGGAATCGACACGGAACGACCAGCCGACGATCGAGATCCAATGA
- the hcsL gene encoding halo-CC-star protein HcsL, whose translation MSESTTTDADVETRLTEFVDAIGESERYERFVASQQRLENDEEARQLLGEFRRKRRQLQKNGFDGETMAELRELQEEMDDDETINELREAEAALIDLLDETNDVVSERIGEEFARSTGGGCC comes from the coding sequence ATGAGTGAATCCACGACCACCGACGCCGACGTCGAGACGCGATTGACCGAGTTCGTCGACGCGATCGGCGAGTCAGAGCGATACGAGCGGTTCGTCGCGAGCCAACAGCGATTGGAGAACGACGAGGAGGCCCGGCAACTGTTGGGCGAGTTCCGACGAAAACGACGCCAGCTTCAGAAGAACGGCTTCGACGGGGAGACGATGGCGGAGCTACGCGAGCTTCAAGAGGAGATGGACGACGACGAGACCATCAACGAACTGCGCGAGGCCGAAGCGGCGCTGATCGACCTGCTCGATGAGACGAACGACGTCGTCAGTGAGCGGATCGGTGAGGAGTTCGCCCGGAGCACCGGAGGTGGGTGCTGTTGA